Proteins encoded in a region of the Armatimonadota bacterium genome:
- a CDS encoding PEP-CTERM sorting domain-containing protein yields MKTPLLIALFSCAASSAFAVNDAVGDFISTYTGPPNADVDVVSATVGYDGSDYVFSATMAGVIGSTTGALYVWGFDRGQGTARFSPSIPGTENILFDSVVVMRPDTTLTVTRIFEGGSTNFGAGTVTVSGATLTARVAKSELPNQGLAFDKYTWNLWPRVGTGNNNQISDFAPDHENAAVDVVPEPVTLVALGTGLAAFLRKRRPVR; encoded by the coding sequence ATGAAGACACCTCTGCTGATCGCCCTGTTCTCTTGTGCCGCCTCGTCGGCCTTCGCCGTCAACGACGCCGTCGGCGACTTTATTTCGACCTATACCGGACCGCCGAACGCGGACGTCGACGTCGTCTCTGCGACGGTCGGCTATGACGGTTCGGACTACGTCTTCAGCGCGACGATGGCCGGCGTCATCGGATCGACGACAGGTGCCCTTTACGTCTGGGGTTTCGACCGTGGTCAAGGCACCGCACGGTTCTCACCGTCCATTCCCGGTACCGAGAACATCCTCTTCGACTCGGTGGTCGTCATGCGGCCCGACACCACGTTGACGGTGACGCGGATCTTCGAAGGAGGGTCGACGAACTTCGGTGCCGGGACCGTCACCGTTTCGGGCGCGACCTTGACCGCGAGAGTGGCCAAGTCCGAGCTGCCGAACCAGGGGCTCGCGTTCGACAAGTACACGTGGAACCTGTGGCCGCGCGTCGGGACGGGCAACAACAACCAGATCTCCGACTTTGCGCCGGATCACGAGAACGCCGCCGTCGACGTCGTGCCCGAACCCGTCACGCTCGTCGCCCTGGGAACCGGGCTCGCCGCTTTCCTTAGGAAGCGCCGCCCGGTCCGCTGA
- a CDS encoding MHS family MFS transporter yields the protein MTETREPDASATTASERTFVERAKLWTVIAASSAGTLIEWYDFYIFGSLATIIATQFFPETDPTTGLLSTLAIFATGFIVRPFGALVFGRVGDLVGRKHAFMVTLVMMGLATFAIGCVPGYAQIGIAAPVLVLLLRMTQGLALGGEYGGAATYVAEHSPDHRRGYFTSYIQTTATLGLLVSIIVIVGGRMTLGKEAFEAWGWRVPFWLSSVLVVFSYVVRRKMQESPVFVEMKAAGKQSKNPWRDSFADPQNLKLVTIALFGAVAGQGVVWYTGQFYALYFLQTELKIEQVLANTIVASALVLATPLFVVFGALSDKIGRKSILLAGCLLAVLLYVPVFQAVSGCADVKAKTLQSRSTPSTPKTTVAKKADTKLGILPGDSVTETKFGVSFTDGTTATEVHKDVISPDGRSLKKSVVEFADIKLNTGSTMAVLGLVFVLVALVTMVYGPMAALLVEMFPTKVRYSSMSLPYHLGNGVFGGLVPLISTAIVAATHVRTAGLYYPMAVAALTVVVGALFLPDKRDVRLSD from the coding sequence ATGACCGAGACCCGGGAACCGGACGCTTCGGCGACGACCGCCTCTGAACGAACGTTCGTCGAGCGCGCCAAGCTCTGGACGGTCATCGCCGCTTCCAGTGCGGGAACGTTGATCGAGTGGTACGACTTCTACATCTTCGGAAGTCTGGCGACGATCATCGCGACGCAGTTCTTCCCGGAGACCGACCCCACCACGGGCCTCCTGTCGACCCTCGCGATTTTTGCGACCGGCTTCATCGTCCGGCCGTTCGGCGCCCTGGTCTTCGGCAGGGTCGGAGACCTCGTGGGCCGCAAGCACGCCTTCATGGTGACGCTCGTGATGATGGGCCTCGCCACGTTCGCGATCGGGTGCGTCCCCGGATACGCCCAGATCGGCATCGCCGCACCGGTCCTCGTCCTCTTGCTCCGGATGACCCAAGGTCTGGCTCTAGGCGGAGAATACGGCGGCGCCGCCACCTATGTCGCCGAACACTCGCCCGACCATAGGCGCGGTTACTTCACGAGCTACATTCAAACGACGGCGACGCTCGGGCTACTGGTGTCGATCATCGTCATCGTCGGCGGCCGGATGACGCTCGGAAAGGAAGCGTTCGAAGCCTGGGGTTGGCGCGTCCCGTTCTGGCTTTCGAGCGTCCTGGTCGTGTTCTCGTACGTCGTCCGGCGCAAGATGCAGGAGTCGCCCGTGTTCGTCGAGATGAAGGCCGCCGGCAAGCAGTCGAAGAACCCCTGGCGCGACAGTTTCGCCGATCCCCAGAACTTGAAACTCGTCACCATAGCCCTCTTCGGCGCCGTCGCCGGGCAAGGGGTCGTCTGGTACACGGGACAGTTCTACGCCCTCTACTTCCTCCAAACCGAACTCAAGATCGAGCAAGTCCTTGCCAATACTATCGTGGCGTCGGCGCTCGTCCTGGCGACGCCGTTGTTCGTGGTGTTCGGGGCGTTGTCCGACAAGATCGGGCGCAAGTCCATCCTCCTCGCCGGGTGTCTGCTCGCGGTCTTGCTGTACGTCCCTGTCTTCCAGGCCGTCTCCGGATGTGCCGACGTCAAGGCGAAGACCTTACAGTCCCGATCGACCCCTTCGACGCCGAAGACGACCGTTGCGAAGAAGGCCGACACGAAACTCGGGATCCTGCCAGGCGACTCCGTGACGGAGACGAAGTTCGGCGTTTCGTTCACGGACGGGACGACCGCGACCGAAGTCCATAAAGACGTCATCAGTCCCGACGGCCGGTCGCTCAAGAAGTCGGTCGTGGAGTTCGCCGACATCAAGCTGAACACCGGAAGCACGATGGCCGTCCTCGGCCTTGTCTTCGTGCTCGTGGCGTTGGTCACGATGGTCTACGGCCCCATGGCCGCCCTCCTCGTCGAGATGTTCCCGACCAAAGTGCGCTATTCCTCGATGTCCTTGCCCTACCATCTGGGCAACGGCGTCTTCGGGGGCCTTGTCCCGTTGATCAGTACGGCGATCGTCGCGGCCACCCACGTCCGTACCGCGGGGCTTTACTATCCGATGGCGGTCGCAGCCTTGACCGTCGTCGTCGGGGCCCTGTTCTTGCCCGACAAGCGCGACGTCCGTCTGAGCGACTAA
- a CDS encoding ABC transporter permease, with protein MATTDGRGFGWPLKAVVEPLAFVGECTLLVLDMVRRIVRRPFEIGETVNQMAFIGVASVPIVALTTFASGAVLSLYSAELLVRYGASNLAGAAIGLAVTREIAPVLAGIMVAARAGSAMAAQIASMAVTEQIDALRSLNVHPTNYLVIPRIVACVTMLPVLCLIGIYSGVLGGEIVSVYRGGVPMGSFWNSVRQFVEPTDFTNGMLKTVVFGLVVAVVACQQGLRTKEGAVGVGRATTNTVVASMVLIYVANYFLTALMFSGR; from the coding sequence GTGGCGACGACGGACGGACGGGGATTCGGGTGGCCGTTGAAAGCCGTCGTCGAACCCCTTGCGTTCGTCGGCGAATGCACGCTCCTGGTCTTGGACATGGTCCGGCGAATCGTGCGCCGTCCGTTTGAGATCGGCGAGACCGTGAACCAAATGGCGTTCATCGGGGTCGCCAGCGTCCCGATCGTCGCTCTGACGACCTTTGCAAGCGGGGCCGTCCTCAGCCTTTACTCGGCCGAGCTGCTCGTCCGATACGGTGCGAGCAACCTCGCCGGAGCGGCCATCGGTCTGGCCGTCACCCGTGAGATCGCGCCCGTCTTAGCCGGCATCATGGTCGCGGCGAGGGCCGGGTCGGCGATGGCCGCCCAAATCGCCTCGATGGCCGTGACGGAGCAGATCGACGCCCTCCGTTCGTTGAACGTCCATCCGACGAACTATCTCGTGATCCCGCGGATCGTGGCCTGCGTCACGATGCTGCCCGTCCTCTGCCTGATCGGGATCTACAGCGGCGTCCTTGGCGGAGAGATCGTGTCCGTGTACCGCGGAGGGGTGCCTATGGGCTCGTTCTGGAACTCGGTGCGACAGTTCGTCGAGCCGACCGACTTCACGAACGGGATGCTGAAAACGGTCGTGTTCGGCCTCGTGGTCGCGGTCGTCGCGTGCCAGCAAGGACTGCGCACCAAGGAAGGGGCGGTCGGTGTCGGCCGAGCGACCACGAACACGGTCGTCGCCAGCATGGTCTTGATCTACGTCGCTAACTACTTCCTGACGGCCCTGATGTTTTCCGGAAGATAG
- a CDS encoding 2TM domain-containing protein — protein MSENFEHLQSEEDVEEILRLAVRQTGSDTGSLRERLAQSADELGISPEALAEAEREWAAKRRSESARELESGDRSAFRKMKVAELLQHAGVYAIVNAFLLWIDLRNGALNWAMWPIAGWGIAVALHALSVFVHGPDEEKEFQRWRKKRTKKSKES, from the coding sequence ATGAGCGAGAACTTCGAACACCTTCAAAGCGAGGAGGACGTCGAAGAGATTTTGCGGCTGGCCGTACGTCAGACGGGCTCGGACACGGGTTCGCTCAGGGAGAGGCTGGCCCAGAGCGCCGACGAACTGGGCATCAGCCCGGAAGCCTTGGCCGAGGCCGAACGGGAGTGGGCCGCGAAACGCCGGTCCGAATCCGCGCGTGAACTGGAGTCTGGCGACCGGTCGGCGTTCAGGAAGATGAAGGTCGCCGAGCTTCTTCAGCACGCCGGCGTCTATGCGATCGTCAACGCTTTCCTGCTCTGGATCGACCTTCGCAACGGTGCCCTCAACTGGGCGATGTGGCCGATCGCCGGATGGGGGATCGCCGTGGCCCTCCATGCGCTGAGCGTGTTCGTCCATGGCCCGGACGAAGAAAAGGAGTTCCAGCGGTGGCGGAAGAAGCGGACGAAAAAGTCGAAGGAGTCTTGA
- a CDS encoding FAD-dependent oxidoreductase, which produces MGPRIAVVGAGLAGLAAARSLKAGGASPVVFESASEIGGRCRSETIEGFTFDYGATSVAPLGRDLGRVMLEELPKDDLVAIPQPVMAHNGFRVQTSGVTAARTPRYTYAPGIGRLPQLLAAGLDVVTDRSVASIDPNGKDGYTVDGEPFDAVVVSVPLPIAASIVSPEGNRFALCRYRSCLSVMLGFQKAFEPPYHALVGPDQTHPLAWLSVESTKSAQRAPAGCSSFVAQMGSEYSRRRFDADDETILEETLGDVSRLLGRDFADPVVSKVVRYKYSHPETVTAFETVNSPMSRLVIAGDGIGGSRTELAFESGVRAARLLLDNL; this is translated from the coding sequence ATGGGCCCACGTATCGCGGTGGTCGGAGCCGGTCTTGCCGGTCTGGCGGCTGCGCGGTCGTTGAAAGCGGGAGGTGCCTCGCCCGTCGTCTTCGAGTCGGCTTCCGAAATCGGCGGACGTTGCCGCAGCGAGACCATCGAAGGATTTACGTTCGACTACGGGGCGACGAGCGTGGCCCCGTTGGGCCGCGACCTTGGCCGCGTCATGCTCGAAGAGCTCCCAAAGGACGACCTCGTCGCGATCCCCCAACCCGTCATGGCCCATAACGGGTTCCGGGTCCAAACATCGGGGGTCACTGCGGCGAGGACGCCCCGGTACACCTACGCTCCTGGGATCGGTCGGCTCCCTCAGTTGCTGGCAGCAGGACTCGACGTCGTGACAGACCGGTCCGTGGCTTCGATCGATCCGAACGGCAAGGACGGCTATACGGTCGACGGCGAGCCTTTCGACGCGGTCGTCGTCTCGGTGCCGCTCCCGATCGCGGCATCGATCGTGTCTCCCGAGGGCAACCGCTTCGCTCTTTGCCGCTATCGTTCTTGCCTCTCGGTCATGTTAGGGTTCCAGAAGGCATTCGAGCCGCCTTATCACGCCCTCGTCGGGCCGGACCAGACCCATCCGCTGGCCTGGCTCAGCGTCGAATCGACCAAGTCGGCGCAACGGGCGCCTGCGGGATGTTCGTCGTTCGTCGCCCAAATGGGTTCCGAATACAGCAGACGCCGGTTCGACGCGGACGACGAGACCATCCTGGAAGAAACACTTGGCGATGTGAGCCGTCTTCTCGGAAGGGACTTCGCCGATCCCGTGGTCTCGAAAGTGGTCAGGTACAAGTACAGTCATCCGGAGACGGTCACGGCGTTCGAAACGGTCAATAGTCCGATGAGCCGGCTCGTGATCGCGGGTGACGGCATCGGAGGAAGCCGCACCGAGCTGGCGTTCGAATCCGGGGTACGGGCGGCGCGTCTCCTCTTGGACAATTTATGA
- a CDS encoding 4-hydroxy-tetrahydrodipicolinate reductase, whose translation MSVIKVAVAGAAGRMGQESLRTFGNSPEFEVVAAIDKAHVGESASDFAGAPAPDVAVTARLGETLDASRPDVLLDLTHPSCAADNTLTALKRNIAVVIGTSGLGNDNLSAIRSACREYETPALLVPNFAVGAVLMMRFAEIAAPWLPSAEVIEFHHDGKADSPSGTATRTAEIISAARESEPRGVVGSIEKYPGARGATVKGVHVHSVRLPGLVAHQEVVFGGTGELLTVRHDSLNRTSFMEGVKLACREVRSLSGLVIGLDKLMFRSREP comes from the coding sequence ATGAGCGTCATCAAGGTCGCCGTCGCCGGCGCAGCGGGCCGCATGGGCCAAGAGAGCCTCCGCACGTTCGGCAATTCCCCAGAGTTCGAGGTCGTCGCCGCGATCGACAAGGCCCATGTCGGCGAGTCCGCGTCGGACTTCGCGGGCGCCCCGGCCCCCGACGTCGCCGTGACGGCCCGGCTAGGCGAAACCCTCGACGCTTCGCGGCCAGACGTTTTGCTCGACCTGACCCACCCGTCCTGCGCGGCCGACAACACGTTGACCGCCCTCAAACGGAACATCGCGGTGGTCATCGGCACGAGCGGACTCGGGAACGACAACCTGTCCGCGATCCGATCGGCCTGCCGCGAGTACGAGACCCCGGCGCTGCTCGTCCCGAACTTCGCCGTCGGCGCGGTCTTGATGATGCGGTTCGCCGAAATCGCCGCCCCATGGCTTCCTAGCGCCGAGGTCATCGAATTCCATCACGACGGCAAGGCCGACTCTCCCTCCGGCACGGCGACGAGGACGGCCGAGATCATTTCGGCCGCGCGCGAATCGGAACCGCGAGGGGTCGTCGGGTCGATCGAGAAGTACCCGGGCGCAAGGGGCGCGACAGTCAAAGGCGTCCATGTCCATTCCGTCCGGTTACCGGGACTGGTCGCGCACCAAGAGGTCGTGTTCGGCGGTACCGGCGAACTTCTGACGGTCCGGCACGATTCGCTGAACCGCACATCGTTCATGGAAGGCGTGAAGCTGGCGTGCCGCGAAGTCCGGTCGCTCAGCGGACTCGTGATCGGGCTCGACAAACTGATGTTCCGCTCTCGCGAACCGTAA
- a CDS encoding pyridoxamine 5'-phosphate oxidase family protein: MDDFYHPGQRELQDRFDSRRLADRIVEKTVQSVLDEEDKRLIERLPMFFLATVGPDGGPSCTFRGGDPGFVRVLDPSTLFWPEFDGNGMFLGLGNIVREPRVHLLFVDFQAQTRFRVEGRAEIVYEGPLVDACHGAKLGVVVRVGKAFPNCKRYIPKMEIVEPARHVPRPGALTPAADWKRRDWACDVLPSGDPALDPERPD; encoded by the coding sequence ATGGACGACTTTTATCATCCGGGCCAAAGGGAACTGCAAGACCGCTTCGATTCCCGTCGCCTTGCCGACCGGATCGTCGAGAAAACGGTCCAGTCCGTTCTCGACGAGGAAGACAAGAGGTTGATCGAACGGCTTCCGATGTTCTTCCTGGCCACGGTCGGGCCGGACGGTGGGCCATCGTGCACGTTCCGTGGCGGCGACCCAGGGTTCGTCCGCGTCTTGGACCCGAGCACCCTCTTTTGGCCGGAGTTCGACGGTAACGGGATGTTCCTCGGCCTGGGCAACATCGTCCGTGAGCCGCGCGTGCACCTCCTGTTCGTCGACTTTCAAGCCCAGACGCGCTTTCGGGTCGAAGGGAGGGCCGAAATCGTGTACGAGGGGCCGCTTGTCGACGCGTGCCACGGGGCCAAGCTCGGTGTCGTCGTCCGCGTCGGAAAGGCGTTCCCGAACTGCAAACGGTACATTCCGAAAATGGAGATCGTGGAGCCTGCGCGACACGTTCCTCGTCCAGGAGCGCTGACGCCTGCCGCAGACTGGAAGCGCCGGGATTGGGCGTGCGACGTGCTACCGTCGGGAGACCCTGCCCTCGATCCCGAACGCCCCGACTGA
- a CDS encoding ABC transporter permease, producing the protein MTTFFSDWYYLSIRSIKQIWRPWLALLPSLFIPVFFFVVNASALSAFSQVPGFPKDVSYRDFIAPIALFTAVFFSCGNAGIELVQDISNGYFKKLMIMPISRLTIILGRLTEVAVQAVMQGLIVLALLLAVGVRIQTGVLGTVAIFGLLVLFAMGWSCVSMISALRTQNARLVQSLFIIVFPFLYLTTSQAPMHLLPPTFRILAAWNPVTYVIEGVRALVLNGWDDPSIGKGFLVAACVFVVMVSLTLASFKKMLK; encoded by the coding sequence ATGACGACTTTCTTTTCCGATTGGTACTACCTTTCGATTCGCAGCATTAAACAAATCTGGCGACCGTGGCTCGCGTTGCTGCCTTCGCTGTTCATCCCGGTCTTCTTCTTCGTCGTGAACGCCTCGGCCTTGAGCGCGTTCTCTCAGGTCCCCGGTTTTCCGAAGGACGTCTCCTACCGCGACTTCATCGCTCCGATCGCCCTGTTCACGGCCGTGTTCTTCAGTTGCGGCAATGCCGGGATCGAACTGGTCCAGGACATCTCGAACGGCTACTTCAAAAAGCTGATGATCATGCCGATCAGTCGGTTGACGATCATCCTCGGTCGGTTGACGGAGGTCGCCGTCCAAGCCGTCATGCAAGGGCTGATCGTCTTGGCCCTGCTTCTCGCGGTCGGCGTCAGGATCCAGACCGGAGTCCTCGGAACGGTCGCGATCTTCGGGTTGCTCGTCCTGTTCGCCATGGGATGGTCGTGCGTGAGCATGATCTCGGCACTGCGCACCCAGAACGCCCGGTTGGTCCAGTCCCTCTTCATCATCGTCTTTCCGTTCCTGTACCTCACGACGTCGCAGGCGCCGATGCACCTCCTGCCTCCGACGTTCCGGATCCTTGCGGCGTGGAACCCGGTGACCTATGTCATCGAGGGAGTCCGGGCCTTGGTGCTCAACGGATGGGACGACCCTTCGATCGGAAAGGGGTTCCTCGTCGCGGCGTGCGTGTTCGTCGTGATGGTCTCGCTGACTCTCGCGTCATTCAAGAAGATGCTCAAGTAG
- a CDS encoding ATP-binding cassette domain-containing protein: MIEVEDLRKTYADGTEAVRGVSFSVDQGEFFGFLGPNGAGKTTTINMLVNLVRPTSGRVSIDGLDITKNPKEVYRRVGFAMQEIGLDETATAREMLELHGRLYHLPKPKIDEQVARLLKLVELEKVADKYTAAYSGGMRRRFDLALSLLHEPKVLFLDEPTQGLDPHARQLIWGHLRELNRSGMTVFLTTHFMEEAEELCDRIAIMDKGQIVTSGTVSELLAEHKAKDLEEVFLTTTGSNLGDEDVSSNVTDPYSRNRM; the protein is encoded by the coding sequence ATGATCGAAGTCGAAGACTTGCGGAAGACGTATGCGGACGGCACAGAAGCCGTCCGTGGCGTCTCCTTTTCCGTCGACCAAGGTGAGTTCTTCGGCTTTCTAGGTCCGAACGGAGCGGGAAAGACGACGACGATCAATATGCTCGTGAATCTCGTCCGACCGACGAGCGGGCGGGTCTCGATCGACGGCCTCGACATCACGAAGAACCCGAAGGAAGTCTACAGGCGGGTCGGATTCGCCATGCAGGAGATCGGGCTGGACGAGACCGCGACCGCGCGCGAGATGCTCGAACTGCACGGCCGCCTCTATCACCTGCCCAAGCCGAAGATCGATGAGCAGGTCGCCCGGCTCCTTAAGCTCGTCGAGTTGGAGAAAGTCGCGGACAAGTACACCGCAGCGTATTCGGGCGGGATGAGGCGTCGTTTCGACCTTGCGTTGTCGCTCCTTCACGAACCGAAAGTGCTGTTCCTCGACGAGCCGACCCAGGGTCTGGACCCGCACGCGCGCCAACTCATCTGGGGACATCTCAGAGAACTGAACCGGTCAGGGATGACGGTCTTCCTGACCACACACTTCATGGAGGAGGCCGAGGAACTGTGCGACCGGATCGCGATCATGGACAAAGGACAGATCGTGACGTCTGGAACCGTCAGCGAATTGCTGGCCGAACACAAGGCCAAAGACCTTGAGGAGGTCTTCTTGACGACGACGGGAAGCAACCTAGGGGACGAAGACGTCAGCAGTAACGTCACCGACCCTTACTCCAGGAACCGGATGTAG
- a CDS encoding BlaI/MecI/CopY family transcriptional regulator, with the protein MDRNDELAPLTDVQLEVMQALWSVDEAGLGDVWSEVSKRRPLAKNTVQTLLSRLVDKGWVDTRQDGKAFLYRAVKGQGAARRQIVRRVLDAAFQGSTEGLVMALLEEKGLSKEEADRLKAVIEEAGRKVK; encoded by the coding sequence ATGGACAGAAACGACGAACTCGCTCCCCTGACCGACGTCCAATTGGAGGTCATGCAGGCCCTATGGTCGGTGGACGAGGCAGGTCTGGGAGACGTGTGGTCCGAAGTCTCGAAGAGGCGGCCCTTGGCGAAGAACACCGTCCAGACGCTCCTCTCGCGCTTGGTCGACAAAGGCTGGGTGGACACCCGCCAGGACGGCAAGGCGTTCCTCTACCGCGCAGTGAAAGGCCAAGGCGCAGCCCGGCGGCAAATCGTCCGCCGCGTCCTCGATGCCGCGTTCCAGGGTTCGACCGAAGGTCTTGTGATGGCCCTCCTCGAAGAGAAGGGCTTGAGCAAGGAAGAGGCCGACCGCCTGAAGGCGGTCATCGAAGAAGCCGGGAGGAAGGTCAAGTGA
- a CDS encoding (Fe-S)-binding protein, with translation MSEISDLAASCVRCGFCLESCPTFRITGDESESPRGRIYLARSVDDGSLDLNEDVRRSFDTCVGCRACETACPSAVRYGELIETVRDKAEQRSPRRAVHRLLDHVTDPRRLRASLALAGLLPRMPMPSLLARGLTKERQVADLPRLPERRVLPDVDETSLPLLQGQVALLEGCAMGVMYPDVHEATRRLLRRVGFQSTLARGCCGALHAHNGRLDDARRMAKAVMAEGDALLVVNAAGCGSWLKEASTRPVQDVTEFLAAKGLAPLLERSQGFGGLAVVYQDACHLSHGQRITMQPRALLAAVPGLRVLELAEPGACCGSGGVYNVLQPTRAKKMLDAKWADIKATGARLVVTANPGCHGWIAQAAREDGGGIEVVHIASLLEASFTGF, from the coding sequence GTGTCGGAGATCTCCGATCTGGCCGCGTCGTGCGTGCGTTGCGGGTTCTGCCTCGAATCGTGTCCGACGTTCCGGATCACAGGCGACGAGAGCGAATCCCCGCGAGGCCGGATCTACTTGGCCCGAAGCGTGGACGACGGAAGCCTCGACCTGAACGAGGACGTCCGCCGCTCGTTCGACACGTGCGTGGGATGTCGGGCGTGCGAGACGGCCTGCCCCAGCGCCGTGCGGTACGGCGAACTGATCGAGACTGTCCGCGACAAGGCCGAGCAGCGGTCGCCCCGCCGGGCGGTCCATCGGCTCCTCGACCATGTCACCGATCCCAGGCGCCTGAGAGCGTCCTTGGCCCTCGCCGGGCTCTTGCCGCGCATGCCGATGCCCTCCCTCCTGGCGCGCGGACTGACGAAAGAGCGGCAAGTCGCAGACCTTCCCCGATTGCCGGAGCGGCGCGTGCTGCCGGACGTCGACGAAACCTCGCTTCCGCTCCTTCAGGGCCAGGTCGCCCTGCTCGAAGGTTGCGCGATGGGCGTGATGTATCCTGACGTCCATGAAGCGACGCGGCGGCTTCTCAGGCGCGTGGGGTTCCAGAGCACCCTGGCCCGCGGATGCTGCGGCGCCCTCCATGCGCACAACGGCCGTCTCGACGACGCCCGTCGCATGGCCAAGGCCGTCATGGCTGAAGGGGACGCCCTCCTCGTCGTGAACGCGGCCGGGTGTGGAAGCTGGCTCAAAGAGGCTTCGACCCGACCGGTGCAAGACGTCACCGAGTTCCTCGCCGCCAAGGGCTTGGCCCCGCTTCTGGAGCGGTCGCAAGGTTTCGGCGGCCTCGCCGTGGTCTACCAGGACGCGTGCCACCTCTCCCACGGGCAACGGATCACAATGCAGCCGCGGGCCCTCTTGGCGGCGGTGCCCGGTCTCCGCGTCCTCGAGCTCGCCGAACCCGGAGCGTGCTGCGGAAGCGGCGGGGTCTACAACGTCCTCCAGCCGACGCGTGCGAAAAAGATGCTCGACGCCAAATGGGCCGACATCAAAGCGACGGGGGCGCGCCTCGTCGTCACCGCCAACCCCGGCTGTCACGGCTGGATCGCCCAGGCCGCCCGCGAGGACGGTGGCGGTATCGAGGTCGTCCACATCGCGTCCCTGCTCGAAGCCTCCTTCACAGGTTTCTAA
- a CDS encoding GTP cyclohydrolase I FolE2, producing the protein MPDSPELSPATATLPDIQKTPDERNIPIDKVGVRGVKFPIVVLDRANERQHTIGNFTLTVDLPSHFKGTHMSRFLEALNSHGREISVNSLPALLHEMSEKLHAEKAHVEVTFPFFMVKAAPVTGKEGMMEYTCGFNAEGNGEFAIELFVKVPVATLCPCSKEISAYGAHNQRGWVTARVRGPRHIWLEELIEMIEASASCPLFPVLKRPDEKWVTEHGYENPRFVEDLVREVALRFDADERICSYEIEVENEESIHAHNAYAYLKRKK; encoded by the coding sequence ATGCCCGATTCCCCTGAACTCAGCCCGGCTACTGCGACGTTGCCCGACATCCAGAAGACGCCCGACGAACGGAACATCCCGATCGACAAGGTCGGCGTGCGCGGCGTCAAGTTCCCGATCGTCGTGCTCGACCGGGCCAACGAACGCCAGCACACGATCGGCAACTTCACGCTCACGGTGGACCTGCCCAGCCACTTCAAAGGCACCCACATGAGCCGCTTCCTCGAGGCGCTCAACTCGCACGGCCGCGAGATCAGCGTGAACAGCCTGCCCGCGCTGCTGCACGAGATGTCCGAGAAACTTCACGCCGAGAAGGCGCACGTGGAGGTCACCTTCCCGTTTTTCATGGTCAAGGCCGCGCCCGTCACGGGCAAGGAAGGGATGATGGAGTACACCTGCGGCTTCAACGCCGAAGGCAACGGCGAGTTCGCGATCGAACTCTTCGTCAAGGTGCCCGTGGCGACGCTCTGCCCGTGTTCCAAGGAGATCTCCGCCTATGGTGCGCACAACCAGCGCGGTTGGGTGACGGCGCGCGTGCGCGGCCCGCGGCACATTTGGCTGGAAGAACTGATCGAGATGATCGAGGCCTCGGCGTCCTGCCCTCTGTTCCCCGTGCTCAAGCGTCCGGACGAAAAGTGGGTGACGGAACACGGGTACGAGAACCCGCGTTTCGTCGAAGACCTCGTGCGCGAGGTCGCGTTACGGTTCGACGCGGACGAGCGGATCTGCTCCTATGAGATCGAAGTCGAGAACGAAGAGTCCATCCACGCCCACAACGCCTACGCTTATCTGAAGCGGAAGAAGTAG